CTGCTTGTGATCAAACTGTCAAAAAGCATAAATACATACCCTTTGTACATATTCAATGTCTATAACCTGATATTTGCATTGACTTCCATCACCATATgagcaaaataagacatttgctgTGGATGGCATTTTGGTAGCGAGTTTGCATTCATTACAATAATACAAGGAATATTTGTaggaattaaaaaatgtcattggaTGTAAAAACGTTGATCAATAGTCACGTGACAGATCAGGTTACCTTGCCAGACACAGATTCGCCATCATAGAACATATAATGTTTCTCCAGCTTTCCATCTTCTGTCTTGAGTTCAGCCGTCTTCCGGCTCTCTGCATCGTTGAGCAGGACATCAATCTCACACACCGGCCCAAACAAACCCCCCAGGAAACTCTGCAAGAACAGTATATAACGTTAGCGGTGACACAATAAAGACAAAACAGAGTAGTGACTCAGCTGTTGGGACGAGGTCATGTGAGCTAGAGGTTGGTTTACGCGAATATGGTTTTATACGCTTGTGTGGGCATAAAGATGCTAGACCAACAAACTGGTTTACATCTACTCCTTTGCAAGTCATCATGCGCTCAAGACAAATACTCTTTAACTAATTAAAAGCAAAACCATGCTCATCAGCTGATAGGTGTGTAcagtcacacttgtttttttctggccaaaactacaacaaaacacacattatTACCACACACTAACAGTTAGTAGCAGCATCAGCCCTCCTACACACAAATAATGCAATGTGTCACCAGGATGTCGGGAGTCTACAATCACTGTCCGGTTAGAGCGGGAGGGGGCGTGGTTATTCCAACAACTACACATACAAGTCCATCAAAGATTttgcagtgtttaaaaaaaactaaagaaacacACCAACGAAGTCATTGGTGACTGTTTTAGGATGCACATTAGCTCTCTTCGGTTGAATTAACAGCTCGTCAAAAATGCATCTGCATTTCCAATCGGAAAATAAATCACAGTGAACCCATCTGTCATTGGTGACACTTGACAACTTTTTGACAGCGAACAGCGTCGTTACTAGTGACATTAGCGAGCACGCGTGTACAATCCAACCCCTTTAACTAGTTAACTAGCAGTAGTGAATTACTTTAAAGCAACAAACCAACACAGGCGGCCTCGCACTTTTGCTAACTCGACCAGCCCTGCTAGCTTTTCTGTCAGCTTTAAAAAGCAGTCACCGGTCACTTTCAAGTCACACCGGAAGATCTTATCCACGTTGCACTTTTATCGATAaaagtccctttttttttgcaataatgtGGTAGGACAAGCACAAGCCCAGTGGTCGCATTCCCACTCACCATCTTGGCCGTCAAGTAGACACTTGAAGCTAACAACTTAGCCTCGCTCAGTTTTAGcccgtgcgcgtgcgcgtgaaCCAGGCGTCGCGCTCACGAGAATGGTGGTCACGTGACGCGGGTCAGGTGGCTGTGGGCGTGGCAGGAAAGCTCACGTGATTGTTGactagaaccaaaacaagattcGTTATGATTTTCATTTCGGTAATTCTTTTGCATTTACGTCTCTGGTTATCAAGATTTTTGAAAGCAGCAATTAAAGATGGACTCGACGctcatatgtgttttttttatttttaaaatctcttttcttgttttgtttttttaagttatttattcTGGACCaggtttaaaggggaagtcaaccccaaaacaattatttatattatttgcccccactaatctaaacacagcattctgattaatatcgtgTTTGTGGATCATCAATTAAGCAGCAAactccacctgtttttattcatcacaGGCAGTGGCCATTtccccacttgctgttgactgaataTGACATCTCAGTGGGGTAGATGCCAATGACTCCCGTGtcatttccggccactgatggccgcgtttcaacactcgcaccccctaACCGCGCCTTCTCGCCCATCAGCGGGACGTGCAGGGCGTCTCAACTCTTtgaaatgctttggacaactgagacaagacacactacacactcgcgcCCGTCGACAGGagcgcgcaaccgaggggcacgaactgggacgcggcccacacgtcgcaaacaggaaactaaaacaaagctgatgagtgagaaccaggaagtcggaagtcccgcctcctccgtggcatataccccgttgctggaggtcaggtaacaaccaatcatggctcatcttCAGAATAcaggtgagtcgtgattggtcattgccatgagccctgagcaactgtgatgtaattttcaatgACAGCtagcaacaaaatggccgccccgtgaaatggaataaaaaacggtggatttatattccacaaacacgctattaatcagaatgccgtgtttagactagcgggtCTGCAGATAACATATTAGAAGGCTATTCCACCAAATGTGCCGTTTTACTTGTTGTAATGCTCTGAAAATCTAAttaacatttgtcttttttttttaactccaatattaCATATTGAGCAActcgtaaataaaaaaaatagccacatAGCATGTATGCTAGTAGCAGGTTGACACAAACCAACACTGATTCAAAAATGTATTGGttattcaaaaatttattttaaaaataaacaaattatgtAGAAGATTGTGTGTCGATTTTAACTATGTATTTAAACATAGACAAATAAATATTCAGACAAATAAAGGGGTCAGCTTACCTTTGGCCTTCCCTTTGCCTGCAGAGGATCTGATTGATGCAAATTTCTGTGGACCATGTGACAAGTAGAATATTGGAAAATGTTCAGAGGGTTCTTAAAATAATGGCCCAAGTCATACTTTgacggaaaaaaatatttttgcctttAAGACCTTTAAGATAATGCTGGATAGGTGTGGTAAAACTAGCTACATCGTTGGGTTTAACCAGATAATTCAATTCGTCCCATGAAATTATTAGTTAATATAATCagtattttcatcatttttttcatgttttgtgaaaaaaaaatgatttagggCGTTACTTTATAAAGGCGTTATGTATGTTGTtaagcttttatttattattattattttttaatttaatttaaatttttaacggAGTCCAGCAGGTTCAGGTGACTGTATTGTGTCCATTGATGAGATGATATCTTCCTGGACCTCAGCGTTTTAAAAACCAAGGCGCTAATCATCaatttcagacaaaaaaagaaacacccACAGTAAGCATTACTCATATTGAAGAAATTGAGCTTTTTGAATCACACAAATGCTTTGTACTGTGTTTGACTCGATAACAGATGCGGTCATAAAGAGAGGTCAACAAAAGATGTCTGTGAtactttattatgttttttttttttttacaagtcttTTATTCAAAACCTTTTGACCTGTTGACCCTCAACTAGTGGTACTAAAGTTTTTGACCTATCCAGGGagtcctgtaatatttgttgcatcAATTGAGAtgtttttccccgttttttcctaaaattgaaaaatattatttcacatttcacattttattttaactcattcactgccattgacgcctatatacgtcaaaaacaaatcttaactgcttctattattttaacattttcccactttttcttaacaagagtatgaaataatcttaaaaaaaagagaagatgaTCAAAAATTAGCAATACAAGGCAGGTTCATTTAAGATGTTATATTGTTCATAATGTATGCCCTCCAATTGACTGGCGACAAGTCCAGGTTTTACACAAACTCTTGTCCAAAGTTAgttgggataagctccagctcacctcTAACTTTTACGAGGATAAGAAATGTAGAAAATGTATGGATAACATAGTGGTGACAAAAATGGATGTGACTACCATTGAGCCAAACTCTTTTCAGGATTTAATCTTGCTTTAAAACAGAGCATTGTGCACAAAATACATACTTTGAATATGACTCAATTCCCATCTTTACCTgaggggatttatttttttgggcaagGTTGTCATGTTAAGTCTTGCACAGCTGAAACTCTCTTAAACGTATTACGCAATCTTTTCTGGATGTAAATGTGAAGTGACTAAAGCCTGACGGGAGATTGCAGTGCAGTGCGGGACTGCATTTAGTTTTAACGGTTTAACAAgctcattaaaaatgttaatttaaacataatacattatatattcTATTATTCTTTTCACGTAAAGCACAGCTGCAGCCTGGCGCAGCGTCAATACATTTGTGGCCACCAGGTGTTAATACAGTAGATTTTTAGTAATGCCGTTAAGTGTGTAAAGAACAGGTTGTCAACTCTACAACTGCAAAAAATGGTCCTCCTGCATCTCCTTCTCAGCTGCCCTGTCCTGGTCCTGCCGAGAAATGCCGAAGACCCACCTCAAGGCCTCTGACTGTAGTCGTCCGGCTAGAAGCAAACACATCAGAAATCAGCGGTATTCAAGTACAGTGATGGAGAGGATCCATATTGAAACTCACCTGATCGATCCATGTTTGTCAAGGACTCACCAGAGCCCATCTCCTGTTCGATATTCGTATCAAACGGATAGTCCATCCATAATGGACCGGCAGACCCCTCATAACCTGAACCGTCCTCAGGCTGTACAACCTCAGTGGACTCGCTCGTCAAACCTTCTTCCTCCAATGGCAGGCCATCACTGGAATTGACAATCACAGTCAAATATCAGACATAGGAGACTATTTAATGTAACTATTAGTGAATTTGGGATTCTCAGTCATCAATTGTCATCATTACAGCTGCAAATATTTTGATACAATTGATTTTTGAACCCTGGTAGAATTCTGTTCTCTTCGTTCGAGTTGTTTTAAAGACACAATTGTTTATACAGCAAGTGGTCATAATTGTGTGCAATCTTGTTATTCATATTTCCTCACACATGACTTTAAAATACCACTCTCTTATTAACCActttaaatccaacaaaatgTGCTAAAGTGTGCCGCATTCCCTCGTATTAAACAATAGACCAGAAACGACAGCCAACCATGCGTCACAGACCACTTCCTGTCGACGCTTCCCTTTGGCTTCCTGTTCAAGGCGAGCTGACAAACGTGAACGCTGCTGCTCTGTATTTAGGAAAAGTCCCCATCACGGGGCGCCAGATGAGATTGACACCTCTATACAACATGTCACCATCTTCACTCAGTAActgacttaactcattcactgccattgacggctatagacgtcaaaaattcatttgaactatttctattagtttaacatttttttcccatttttgttaacaagagtatgaaaacctagattttttttattgtacttataaaacagatataaaattagtgattaatcgtgagttaagttatgcgattaattatgattaaaaaatgtaatcgcctgacgcccctaatttttaataatcttttattttttttaaagaaagaaaagattattaaaaacaaaaaatataaataaatttacttttttataaagaagaaaagattattaaaaattaggggtttattttgtaatttattgcatgacttcactagttaactcacgattaatcacaaatgttatatctgatctaaatgtacaattatttttttctaggttttgatactgttgttaacaaaagtgggggggaaagttaaactaatagaaatagttgaaatgaatgtttgacgtctatagccgtcaatggcagagaatgagttaatatcccttgaaaacacattttccatgaCAGATCTGCGTATGCGCTTCAGTGATTTCAACACCGAAGCAACTACATGAAATGTGATTTAATGTATTCATGTCATAGTTTCCTTTGAGATGATAAACTGACGCTATCTGTGTCATTTCAGAAGAACCGAAAGAGGAAATGAGAGTAATACGAACGCAGACCCAGTAATCACATACAGAAATCTCAGGTCAGGTATCGCACAAATACGACATGAAAGACACATGCACTTGTTTTGTAGCATTCAGGtaactttttttcatgtgaaGAAAGCCTACAATTTGCTGACTAACTTAATGCGGTAAGCGTACAAATACCCATCACAGTCTTTTAACTACGTAcagttattaattttaataattaatctgttccagcctctccaaaccaaaacaaataagTTTTTGTAATGTACTTTTTATAATAACACTCTATAATATAATTGTACAGTACATTATAAAAGTATACAAATAAAATCCTCAGAATCTTAAGAATCAAGCAGTTCTTTATGTGTTTCTGTGAAGTGCTTTGTGACAGCTATGGCAGTTTGATagcgctctataaataaagatgacttgacttgacttgtcaTTAGTTAAATACGACTCCTTGCTATGTGCGACTAagccaccgggggcagtataatacagtcatgaCCAGAGCTGTATATGAAAAGAGTTTGGCCAatcacgctgtgattggtcaactgctggtcacatgacatacagacgccatcttgttaccctgccgaaaccaagttggccaaactctctctatacaCGGCTCTGGTCATGGCACAAATGGACTGAAGACTTCCATAACTACTTTAAGGAACTCATTGATTGATGCTATTTGCAGCAACTATCGACAGTATACGATTTGTTAGCTCATCTTTAGCGTTTTACACTGTGTGCTAGGATTAAGCTTGCACTACTCTGCATGTGTGTCCAAAATGTGCATTCACTAGACTCTTTACTAGCGTGAGATTTAACACAAGCTGTATTATCATCTGTATGGCCTCCATGTGCCCGTATGCACTCCCTGCCAAATTTTTACCCCTgtcattgttaacattttactatttcattttatatttcacctcttttgaatttagttatagttgtgaagatgtagatataactatgttaagtcaatatagcttgatgagtaatgcttttgtcctctttgttatctgttgtcttttcccagaaatgagaaagttaataagtttctattatttatctaagaagtctagtttctgttcgttagaaatccggtttttgaaAGTTCATGGACGAGCTAGCATACTGGGAGGGGGACAGGCGTTTTCCTGGGAAACATTGGgggtttttttctaataaaagtcccgtgtctgagaaagaggacacacatttggacagaaacatggcttggtgaaattcctttgtgtcatcagaaactttctgattaaaaaaccttgcaaggaccctcttcacgagatctcaactctgatttatttgaacacgcaaaagattacaaaaacaggtaatctAACATCATGTACTTCACCAAATAAGTCTCACTGTGATGCAGCACACTTATAGACAACCACAAATTACTACTTCAATAATAAGCCGTGACTAACAAATACTTACAGGTACTGCGCACTGGAAGCAGGCAGTTTGGTCGGCAGGTCTGGACTCCACTCCATCGGTGGACTTTGTTGAGTCACGCAGTTGGCACGTTCGCCCTCAGGTCGACACTTGACAAACTTATACACGGCAGTTTTGGGCGCTCctaaaaacgaaacaaaaaacaaaaaggattcTATAttctaatattattttatttaatgaaacatATGGAGTGTTTCAGGAGATTACGACATGACTCTGCAACAGGATAAAGTAACAGTCGGCACGCTGGTGGAGGAAGTGATGGCGACATGGTGTTTTCTCAATAGTTGGTGCTTGTACTTCAACAAACTGTTAATGAAAAGCATCATCTGGAAAGTGTGGGCGTTGGTGTTTCAGGGAATATCTTTTGTTCACTCCAATTTGGAGTTGAAATCAAATCAAGCACATGATGTCATGATCATGTAACTCCTGAGGGTTTAATGTCAGGTCTGACTCAAATTTATGTTGGAACACCCACAATTAAGCAGTAAAGCATTTGATTTTTGCAGTGCAGGCCTTCACAAACATGTTCAGCTCTAACTACATGTGTCGTTCCTTGCCAGAACAAAAGCTTACCAAACACATGCTAAAGCGCCAAGAAATACTGTACCGTACTTAAAATGAATGATAAAGCGCACAACAGACatgaattacaataaaataaaatagcttaGTTACTAATAAAAAGTGATTGGGGgccattttgtgtgtgagtgattAGCCTGATGCCATATTAGGCAAATCACTCACACTACCTGTATatatacaaactttttttttagtggctCATGAATTTATTCATGTATGTATCATATAGTAAGTTATCATTAAATTAActatatacacatttaaaaatatagcaagtagtaataataataataataataataataaatattgcaggtggtctgtaaaaaaaagtgatctgCTGAATACGCAATATAGGTGTATACATGGTGCACTAtaagtttttatacatttattatacatgtaATGTATCTCTCTATATCTGAAACATGAGAAAGAACATGTTGAgaaactttaaaatatatattttttaatcttatgtTTCAAATCATATCCTCTGTATGCATTGGAAACGTACGGCCCACCCTGTGTCAAGGGAGGATCAAATTCAAAGATCGTGAAGattatttttggaatttttaaaatccactttcatttcatttaattccattctttagaagaaaaataaatgaaagggggacagaaagaagaaaaacttgcccctaatcaacacacacacacacacacacacaaaggtcaaaccaaaataaatgacagcaaacagtctgctaattatatttttccagaaattgtgcctttatacattttttaaaaatagaaatggaatgagatttttgttttataatccagattgttccacgaactgacaccttgagttgaaataaatcgttctttttgttttgttctgtatttaggtttgaaaaaaatatctgttcctcttaatttgtactcacgtttcctttttttttttttttgatttgtatgTTAATTGGTAATATTTAATGATGCGCTTTATACATTACTTTAAAGCAATTCAACTCCctcaattcattacattttttaagttttaaattgTATGAATATTGGATTAGTGATCTCTGTATCCACGACAGAAAACGACACAGATAGCACGTTTctgcaaaagaaaaatgggttcagtgtaggttttggctgtgcacccccacacttcaatgtaataggtcaggtatggaacaatcaGTGAATTATATAACAAGAACAAAACATTCTAGTTCAATGATTCTTTGACCTTGTATAAAACGGCTACAGTTTGGGATACTTTCCTTCTATCCCAAATGTCTTAGGTACATTTCTGTATTGTGTCTCTATAGACAGAAATGGACTATACAACTGTATCTTTCAAAGTAGCGTTCACTGTGAAACAAACTcaagttgggttttttttgtgtctgtgttaaCATATCAACTACAGTCGCTCACAAAAGTATCCTGGCCTGTACCAGAAACTGCctgttaaaacaacttttttttttctgtcacaaTTAAAAGCCTCCACTATCATGTTAACATCAGTAGGAATTCCAAACTACCTTCTGCGTGTAAGGCCAAGAGGCAGCAGGCAGCGATGAAGAGGGTCCAAGCCATTCTCAGTTTCAGGACACAACAATAAAAGAGAACAAAAACACTTCTTTCCAGGGCTGAAGACTGAGTTCAAATGCCTGACACATGCACGCAAACACTCACAGACACACTCCTGAGACTGAGCTCAGCCCTCTGACTGCGTCATGGTTTCCTGAAGTATTTCttgcattcaaaaaaaaaaaaaagtccgtgAGCATCCTGAGTGGAAACTTTTACTTTCTCGAATCAAGATCTTATCTTCATCTAACTGCATGAAAGGGAAATACCACATGACATAATTGCCTAATTAGTTTCAAT
This portion of the Vanacampus margaritifer isolate UIUO_Vmar chromosome 4, RoL_Vmar_1.0, whole genome shotgun sequence genome encodes:
- the srgn gene encoding serglycin, which translates into the protein MAWTLFIAACCLLALHAEGAPKTAVYKFVKCRPEGERANCVTQQSPPMEWSPDLPTKLPASSAQYLDGLPLEEEGLTSESTEVVQPEDGSGYEGSAGPLWMDYPFDTNIEQEMGSGESLTNMDRSAGRLQSEALRWVFGISRQDQDRAAEKEMQEDHFLQL